A stretch of Aythya fuligula isolate bAytFul2 chromosome 1, bAytFul2.pri, whole genome shotgun sequence DNA encodes these proteins:
- the ATP4B gene encoding potassium-transporting ATPase subunit beta, which yields MATLNEKKTCSERMENFRRFVWNPETKLFMGRTLINWVWISLYYLAFYVVMTGLFALSIYSLMRTVNPYEPDYQDQLKSPGVTLRPDVYGDRGLQIYYNTSENKTWERLVTTLQTFLTAYTPAAQHLNINCTGDKYFIQDTFDGPNNTKLSCKFTSDMLQNCSGITDPTFGFPEGKPCFIIKMNRIIKFYPGNGTAPRVDCTYVGDESRPLEVDYYPANGTFNLHYFPYYGKKAQPTYSNPLVAVKFLNLTRNVELKIVCKIIGAGITFDNVHDPYEGKVEFKLKIED from the exons ATGGCAACTTTAAACGAAAAGAAGACCTGCAGCGAACGGATGGAGAATTTCCGTCGTTTTGTCTGGAATCCCGAAACGAAGCTGTTCATGGGAAGGACCTTGATTAACTGGG tgTGGATCAGCCTCTACTACCTGGCCTTCTACGTGGTGATGACCGGGCTGTTCGCGCTGTCCATATACTCCTTAATGAGAACGGTGAACCCGTACGAGCCGGATTATCAAGACCAGCTGAAGTCCCCAG GTGTAACGTTACGCCCGGACGTGTATGGGGACAGAGGACTACAGATCTACTACAACACATCGGAAAACAAAACCTGGGAGCGACTGGTGACGACCCTTCAAACCTTTCTGACAG CCTATACCcctgctgctcagcatctgAACATCAACTGCACAGGTGACAAGTACTTCATCCAGGACACCTTTGATGGGCCGAATAACACAAAGCTGTCCTGCAAATTTACATCAGATATGCTTCAGAACTGCTCTGGCATCACAGATCCTACTTTTGGATTTCCAGAAGGAAAACCCTgctttattataaaaatgaacagG ATTATCAAGTTTTACCCCGGTAACGGCACTGCACCAAGAGTGGACTGCACATACGTG GGCGATGAGTCTCGCCCGCTGGAGGTGGACTACTACCCAGCGAACGGCACCTTCAACCTGCACTACTTCCCTTACTACGGAAAAAAGGCACAG cCTACTTACAGCAATCCTCTGGTAGCTGTGAAATTTCTCAACCTTACAAGGAACGTAGAACTCAAAATAGTGTGCAAAATCATTGGAGCTGGGATTACCTTTGACAATGTTCATGATCCCTACGAAGGAAAAGTggaatttaaattgaaaatagaagactaa